In a single window of the Jaculus jaculus isolate mJacJac1 chromosome 9, mJacJac1.mat.Y.cur, whole genome shotgun sequence genome:
- the Cuedc1 gene encoding CUE domain-containing protein 1, producing MTSLFRRSSSGSGGGGSTGARGAGPGPGGGSAAPQELNNSRPARQVRRLEFNQAMDDFKTMFPNMDYDIIECVLRANSGAVDATIDQLLQMNLEAGGGSAYEDSSDSEDSIPPEILERTLEPDSSEEEPPPVYSPPAYHMHVFDRPYPLAPPTPPPRMDVLGSGPPASQRRYRNWNPPLLGNLPDDFLRILPQQLDSIQGHPGGSKPVSGEGGLPSVPGPGAHDQDSRWKQYLEDERIALFLQNEEFMKELQRNRDFLLALERDRLKYESQKSKSGSVAVGNDLGFPSSVPGTSDTNPTVSEDALFRDKLKHMGKSTRRKLFELARAFSEKTKMRKSKRKHLPKHQSLGAAASTANLLDDVEGHSCDEDFRGRRHEVPKVEEALREGQ from the exons ATGACCAGCCTGTTCCgccgcagcagcagcggcagcggcgGGGGTGGCAGCACCGGGGCGCGCGGGGCCGGGCCGGGGCCCGGGGGCGGCAGCGCGGCCCCGCAGGAGCTCAACAACAGCCGGCCCGCCCGCCAGGTGCGCCGCCTGGAGTTCAACCAGGCCATGGACGACTTCAAGACCATGTTTCCCAACATGGACTACGACATCATCGAGTGCGTGCTGCGCGCCAACAGCGGCGCCGTGGACGCCACCATCgaccagctgctgcagatgaacctGGAGGCGGGTGGCGGGAGCGCCTATGAGGACAGCTCGGACTCAGAGGACAGCATCCCGCCCGAG ATCTTGGAAAGGACTTTGGAGCCTGACAGCTCCGAGGAAGAGCCGCCGCCTGTGTACTCCCCGCCAGCCTACCACATGCACGTGTTCGACAGGCCGTACCCGCTGGCTCCCCCAACCCCACCTCCCCG GATGGACGTTCTGGGCTCCGGACCCCCTGCAAGCCAGAGGCGCTACAGGAACTGGAACCCCCCCCTGCTGGGGAATCTGCCTGATGACTTCCTCCGCATCCTGCCCCAGCAGCTGGACAGCATACAG GGTCACCCCGGGGGCTCCAAGCCTGTGAGTGGAGAGGGAGGCCTGCCGTCAGTGCCAGGGCCTGGAGCCCACGACCAGGACAGCCGCTGGAAGCAGTACCTGGAGGACGAGAGGATCGCACTCTTCCTGCAGAACGAGGAGTTCATGAAAGAGCTGCAGCGCAACCGTGACTTCCTCCTCGCCCTGGAGAGAG ATCGATTGAAATATGAGTCCCAGAAGTCCAAGTCTGGCAGCGTGGCTGTGGGAAATGACTTGGGTTTTCCCTCCTCTGTCCCAG GAACCAGTGATACCAACCCCACTGTGTCAGAAGATGCCTTATTCAGGGACAAGTTGAAACACATGGGAAAAT CCACGCGGAGGAAGCTGTTTGAACTGGCCCGAGCCTTCTCCGAGAAGACCAAAATGAGGAAGTCAAAGAGGAAGCACTTGCCAAAGCATCAGTC GCTGGGGGCTGCCGCGTCAACAGCCAACCTCCTGGATGATGTGGAGGGCCACTCTTGTG